In the Sediminibacter sp. Hel_I_10 genome, one interval contains:
- a CDS encoding O-acetylhomoserine aminocarboxypropyltransferase/cysteine synthase family protein, protein MSTQKFATKALHAGHDVSQNGGTRAVPIYQSTAYVFDDSDDAAGRFNLSVPGFIYTRLNNPTNDVLEQRLTALEGGLAAVVTASGASAIATTLLTLLRAGDHIVASNSLYGGTYNLLSVTLPRHGVTTTFVDPSDPANFAKAAQENTRAIFIESLGNPKLDVLDIEGIAKEAKAHKVPLIVDNTVATPSLLNPIEYGANIVIHSLTKYINGNGTSLGGVIIDAGTFDWTNGKFPEFTEPSPGYHGLVYSEALEAAAFIAKVRIEGLRDYGSALSPFNAFQIIQGLETLEVRIKKHSENALELATWLQDQKEVTWVNYPGLESSKYKKLADKYLPKGQSGIVTFGVKGGYESAKKLVDSTKVFSLLANIGDTKSLIIHPASTTHQQLSDEAQESTGVTKDLIRLSVGIENIEDLKHDLKEAFATIDSKALVS, encoded by the coding sequence ATGAGTACACAAAAATTTGCAACCAAAGCGTTGCACGCAGGTCATGACGTTAGTCAAAATGGAGGAACAAGGGCCGTTCCTATTTATCAATCTACAGCATACGTTTTCGATGATTCTGATGATGCCGCAGGACGATTTAATCTATCGGTTCCGGGATTCATCTACACCCGTCTCAACAACCCAACAAATGACGTATTAGAGCAAAGACTCACTGCCTTAGAAGGTGGTTTGGCAGCGGTAGTTACCGCCTCTGGTGCATCGGCAATTGCCACAACCTTATTGACCTTATTACGAGCTGGAGACCACATCGTGGCTTCTAATAGTTTGTATGGTGGTACCTATAACTTGTTGAGTGTAACACTGCCAAGACATGGGGTCACCACAACATTTGTCGATCCTTCTGATCCTGCAAATTTTGCTAAGGCAGCTCAAGAAAACACGAGAGCTATTTTTATAGAATCTCTTGGAAATCCAAAATTAGACGTTTTGGATATTGAGGGAATTGCTAAAGAAGCCAAAGCACATAAAGTGCCCTTAATTGTAGATAATACAGTGGCAACACCATCGTTATTGAACCCTATCGAGTATGGGGCCAACATCGTCATCCATTCTTTAACCAAATACATTAATGGAAACGGAACCTCGCTTGGGGGAGTTATTATTGATGCAGGCACCTTTGATTGGACCAATGGTAAATTCCCAGAGTTTACAGAGCCTTCACCAGGATACCATGGGCTTGTATATAGCGAAGCTCTAGAAGCTGCAGCATTTATTGCAAAAGTGCGTATCGAAGGGCTACGGGATTATGGCAGTGCCTTGAGTCCGTTTAACGCCTTTCAAATCATTCAAGGTTTAGAGACCTTAGAGGTACGTATCAAAAAACATAGCGAAAATGCACTAGAATTGGCGACATGGCTACAAGATCAAAAAGAAGTGACTTGGGTCAATTATCCAGGATTAGAAAGCAGTAAATACAAGAAGTTGGCAGATAAGTACTTGCCAAAAGGTCAAAGTGGTATCGTCACTTTTGGTGTTAAAGGCGGGTATGAGTCTGCTAAGAAGTTGGTAGATAGTACCAAAGTGTTTTCCCTTTTAGCCAATATTGGTGATACAAAATCATTGATCATACACCCAGCAAGTACCACCCATCAACAGTTGAGCGATGAGGCGCAAGAGAGCACCGGCGTGACCAAGGATTTAATAAGACTTTCCGTAGGCATAGAAAATATTGAGGATCTTAAACACGATTTAAAAGAGGCTTTTGCCACCATAGATAGCAAAGCCCTAGTATCATAG
- a CDS encoding carbamoyltransferase, producing MRNAVLGISAFFHDSAAVLLIDGNIVAAAQEERFTRIKNDASFPVNAIKFVLKQGGIDDNQLTAVAYYEKPFVKFERLLETYHAFAPKGLTSFLRAMPLWLRDKLFLRKTIKSKLEDLGQENIEIYFPEHHLSHAASAFYPSPFLDATIVTIDGVGEWATMTIGIGKGKTIEVLREQHFPHSIGLLYSAFTYFLGFEVNKGEYKLMGLAAYGTPESEETKGFIDEIQEKLVDIREDGSILLNMNYFKFATHLQMTDNDKWQSLFHLKKREPNEPLLQIHANLAFAIQKITEIIVCKIVKTAVALTGVPNLVMAGGVALNSVINGKILELKEVDKLWIQPAAGDSGGALGAAFSVWHISKNMDRIIKNPDAMRGAYLGPDFTQSEIWSSSLNFKKATNKYYDSVDELLKNTVEHLANGKVVGWFQGRMEFGPRALGNRSIIADARIPDMQKRLNAKIKFRESFRPFAPSVLEDDVADYFELETSSPYMLLVKPIKSSLKKEVKNNTGLDFLDRLSEPRSDISSVTHVDYSARIQTVSAQSNPLYYKLLKAFKEKTGCGLIINTSFNIKDEPIVCSPKDAFRCFEATDMDVLVIGNYIFEKSDF from the coding sequence ATGAGAAACGCAGTATTAGGTATTTCCGCTTTTTTTCATGATAGTGCCGCAGTACTTTTGATTGATGGAAACATTGTGGCAGCCGCCCAAGAGGAACGATTTACGCGAATTAAAAATGACGCCTCCTTTCCTGTAAATGCTATAAAATTTGTTTTGAAACAAGGTGGTATTGATGACAATCAACTTACGGCTGTGGCTTACTACGAAAAGCCATTTGTAAAGTTTGAACGTCTTTTAGAGACATATCATGCTTTTGCGCCAAAAGGACTGACGAGTTTTTTAAGAGCGATGCCACTTTGGTTAAGGGATAAGCTTTTTCTTCGGAAAACCATAAAGTCTAAATTAGAAGATTTAGGGCAGGAGAATATTGAGATCTATTTTCCAGAGCATCATTTATCCCATGCAGCTAGCGCTTTTTATCCTTCCCCTTTTTTAGACGCCACTATAGTAACTATTGACGGTGTAGGAGAATGGGCTACCATGACTATCGGTATAGGAAAAGGGAAAACTATTGAAGTTTTAAGAGAACAGCATTTTCCGCACTCTATTGGTTTGTTATATTCAGCATTCACTTATTTTTTAGGCTTTGAGGTCAATAAAGGCGAGTATAAATTGATGGGCTTGGCTGCTTACGGGACTCCTGAATCAGAAGAAACAAAGGGATTTATTGATGAAATTCAAGAGAAATTGGTAGATATCAGGGAGGATGGTTCAATACTTTTGAACATGAACTACTTTAAGTTTGCCACCCATCTTCAAATGACTGATAATGATAAGTGGCAGTCACTATTTCATTTAAAGAAAAGAGAACCAAATGAGCCTTTGTTGCAAATCCACGCCAACTTAGCTTTTGCCATTCAAAAAATCACAGAGATCATTGTTTGCAAAATTGTGAAAACGGCGGTAGCTTTAACAGGGGTTCCCAACTTGGTGATGGCTGGAGGTGTCGCTTTAAATAGTGTGATTAATGGAAAGATCTTAGAATTAAAAGAGGTCGATAAGCTTTGGATTCAGCCAGCTGCGGGTGATTCTGGTGGGGCCTTGGGTGCGGCTTTTTCTGTTTGGCATATTTCTAAAAATATGGATCGCATCATAAAAAATCCAGATGCCATGCGAGGTGCTTATTTAGGACCAGATTTTACTCAAAGTGAAATATGGTCATCTTCATTAAATTTTAAAAAAGCTACCAATAAATATTATGATTCGGTAGATGAATTATTAAAAAACACGGTCGAACATCTGGCTAATGGTAAAGTTGTAGGGTGGTTTCAAGGTCGAATGGAATTTGGTCCAAGAGCTCTCGGCAACAGAAGTATAATTGCAGATGCACGCATTCCCGATATGCAAAAGCGACTGAATGCTAAAATTAAGTTTAGAGAGAGCTTTCGGCCATTTGCACCGAGCGTTTTGGAAGACGACGTCGCAGACTATTTTGAATTAGAAACAAGTTCTCCCTACATGTTATTAGTGAAGCCTATAAAATCTTCTCTAAAAAAAGAAGTGAAAAATAATACGGGTTTAGATTTTTTAGATCGATTAAGTGAACCAAGAAGTGATATTTCATCGGTAACCCATGTTGATTATTCTGCTCGTATACAAACGGTAAGCGCGCAATCTAATCCATTGTATTATAAGCTTCTTAAGGCATTCAAAGAAAAGACAGGTTGCGGTTTAATTATCAATACGAGCTTTAATATCAAGGACGAACCAATAGTTTGTTCTCCTAAAGATGCATTCCGTTGTTTTGAGGCTACAGACATGGATGTACTGGTGATTGGAAATTACATTTTTGAAAAGTCTGATTTTTAA
- a CDS encoding SxtJ family membrane protein, with protein MKIWQHITKQQCAETAVVLAVVLIFIGYNLDDWRYVLSAGIILVLSLVMPIVFYPLAKLWFALGVLLSMVSTKILLTVLFFLILTPMALFRKWIGKDSLMLKRFKKETDSVLITRDHTFSTEDLKHPY; from the coding sequence ATGAAGATCTGGCAACATATTACAAAACAACAATGCGCTGAAACAGCAGTTGTTTTAGCAGTGGTTTTAATTTTTATAGGTTATAACCTTGATGATTGGAGGTATGTGCTTTCAGCAGGCATCATTTTGGTGCTAAGTCTAGTGATGCCTATCGTCTTTTATCCGCTTGCTAAATTATGGTTTGCACTTGGTGTGTTGCTCAGTATGGTGTCCACTAAAATTTTACTCACCGTTTTATTTTTTCTGATTTTAACTCCAATGGCACTTTTCCGAAAATGGATTGGTAAGGACTCCTTGATGTTGAAACGTTTTAAGAAAGAAACTGATTCTGTGCTTATCACTCGAGATCATACGTTTTCAACAGAAGATTTGAAACATCCTTATTAG
- a CDS encoding DUF5989 family protein — translation MICRNSMEILKEFWGFLRTRKKYWLIPLITMLLLISILIVITAGSALAPFIYSLF, via the coding sequence ATGATATGCAGAAATAGTATGGAGATATTAAAAGAGTTTTGGGGTTTTCTAAGAACCAGAAAAAAATATTGGCTCATTCCTTTAATTACCATGCTTTTACTTATTAGCATTTTAATTGTCATTACTGCTGGTTCTGCTTTAGCACCGTTCATTTACTCTTTGTTTTAA
- a CDS encoding 2-isopropylmalate synthase codes for MSDNNVQIFDTTLRDGEQVPGCKLNTDQKLVIAKQLDLLGVNVIEAGFPVSSPGDFKSVEEISKLVKQATVCGLTRAVENDIKVAAEALKYAKHPRIHTGIGTSASHIKYKFNSNQDAILQRAFDAVKMAKSYVEDVEFYAEDAGRTDNEYLARVCEAAIKAGATVLNIPDTTGYCLPSEYGAKMKYLKENVKGIEKAILSCHCHNDLGLATANSIEGVINGARQIECTINGIGERAGNTALEEVVMILKQHPYLNLDTSIDTKKLYSISQLVSESMGIYTQPNKAIVGANAFAHSSGIHQDGMIKNKGTYEIIDPKEVGVTDSAIVLTARSGRAALAYRAKNVGYELTKLQLDNVYANFLTFADRKKEINDNDIHQIIETSQVYREIISA; via the coding sequence ATGTCTGACAATAACGTACAAATTTTCGACACGACCCTAAGAGATGGCGAGCAAGTGCCAGGATGTAAACTCAACACTGATCAAAAATTAGTTATTGCCAAACAACTGGATTTACTGGGCGTTAACGTCATTGAGGCTGGTTTTCCGGTATCGAGCCCGGGTGATTTTAAATCTGTAGAAGAAATCTCAAAGCTGGTAAAACAAGCTACGGTTTGTGGGTTAACTCGCGCTGTTGAAAATGATATCAAAGTTGCTGCCGAAGCCTTAAAATACGCAAAGCACCCCAGAATACACACGGGTATTGGCACCTCAGCATCTCATATTAAATACAAATTCAATTCTAATCAAGACGCTATTTTACAGCGTGCCTTTGACGCTGTAAAAATGGCAAAGTCTTATGTTGAGGATGTAGAGTTTTATGCTGAAGATGCAGGCAGAACCGATAATGAGTATTTAGCGCGTGTTTGCGAGGCCGCCATTAAAGCTGGTGCAACAGTGCTCAATATTCCAGATACCACGGGATATTGCCTACCAAGTGAATATGGCGCTAAAATGAAGTATCTTAAAGAGAATGTCAAAGGCATAGAAAAAGCCATTCTATCTTGCCATTGCCATAATGACTTGGGCTTAGCAACCGCCAACTCTATAGAAGGTGTAATCAATGGTGCTCGTCAAATAGAATGTACCATTAATGGCATAGGTGAGCGTGCTGGTAACACAGCATTAGAAGAGGTGGTGATGATTTTAAAACAACATCCGTACCTCAATTTAGACACGAGCATCGATACCAAAAAACTATACAGCATTAGCCAATTGGTTAGTGAGAGCATGGGTATTTACACTCAACCAAACAAGGCCATTGTAGGAGCTAATGCTTTTGCGCATAGCTCAGGCATTCATCAAGATGGAATGATAAAAAATAAGGGCACTTATGAAATCATTGATCCTAAGGAAGTGGGCGTTACCGATTCTGCCATTGTGTTAACCGCTAGAAGTGGACGAGCTGCTTTGGCCTACAGAGCCAAAAATGTAGGTTATGAATTAACCAAACTTCAATTGGATAATGTCTATGCGAATTTCCTAACCTTTGCAGATCGCAAAAAAGAAATTAACGATAACGACATTCACCAGATTATTGAGACCAGCCAAGTGTATCGTGAGATCATTTCGGCATAA
- the leuC gene encoding 3-isopropylmalate dehydratase large subunit — MGKTLFDKVWDAHVVSAIEKGPQILYIDKHLIHEVTSPQAFKELEDRNIPVFRPDQIVATADHNTPTTNQHLPIKDDLSRKQLEQLSENCKKNNITLYELGHKYNGIVHVMAPELGITQPGMTIVCGDSHTSTHGAFGTIAFGIGTSQVAQVFASQCLLLSKPKSLRVTVNGQLKNGVLPKDVILYIISKIGTNAGTGYFCEYAGEVFENMTMEGRMTVCNMSIEMGARGGMIAPDQTTFDYVEGRKFAPQGEAFDKKVAYWKTLPTDEDAIFDKEFHFDAQDIAPMVTYGTNPGMGIKISDYIPETSDASFEKSLAYMNFKKGESLIGKPINFVFIGSCTNSRIEDFRVAAQYIKGKQKADNVTAWLVPGSKQVESQIMDEGLKAIFDAAGFELRQPGCSACLAMNDDKIPQGEYCVSTSNRNFEGRQGQGARTILASPLMAAATAIEGKIVDISAQLN, encoded by the coding sequence ATGGGTAAGACATTATTTGATAAAGTTTGGGATGCACACGTGGTAAGCGCCATTGAGAAAGGGCCCCAAATATTATATATAGATAAGCATTTGATTCATGAAGTAACGAGTCCTCAAGCTTTTAAAGAGCTTGAAGACAGAAACATCCCTGTATTTAGGCCAGATCAAATTGTGGCTACGGCAGATCACAACACGCCAACCACCAATCAACATTTACCAATTAAGGATGATCTCTCGAGAAAACAGCTCGAACAACTTTCTGAAAATTGTAAAAAGAATAACATTACGCTCTATGAACTTGGGCATAAATATAACGGCATAGTGCACGTCATGGCACCAGAATTAGGGATTACTCAACCGGGCATGACCATAGTTTGTGGAGATAGCCATACCTCAACCCATGGGGCTTTTGGCACTATTGCTTTTGGTATTGGCACCAGCCAAGTAGCACAAGTATTTGCCAGCCAGTGTCTTTTATTATCAAAACCAAAAAGTTTACGTGTTACGGTTAATGGCCAATTAAAAAACGGTGTGTTACCAAAAGACGTTATTTTATATATCATCTCTAAAATAGGAACCAATGCAGGCACAGGCTATTTCTGCGAATATGCTGGTGAGGTCTTTGAAAACATGACTATGGAAGGCAGAATGACCGTGTGTAATATGAGCATTGAAATGGGCGCGAGAGGTGGCATGATTGCTCCAGACCAAACTACATTTGATTATGTAGAAGGACGAAAATTCGCACCTCAAGGAGAAGCTTTCGATAAGAAAGTTGCTTATTGGAAAACCTTGCCTACAGATGAGGATGCGATTTTTGATAAAGAATTTCATTTTGACGCCCAAGATATTGCGCCAATGGTTACCTACGGAACCAATCCTGGTATGGGAATTAAAATTTCAGATTATATACCGGAAACGAGCGATGCTTCTTTCGAAAAGTCTTTGGCTTACATGAACTTTAAAAAAGGAGAGTCCCTTATTGGGAAACCCATCAACTTTGTATTTATTGGGAGTTGCACCAATTCTAGGATTGAAGATTTTAGAGTCGCAGCGCAATATATTAAAGGCAAGCAAAAAGCAGATAATGTCACAGCTTGGTTAGTTCCTGGAAGCAAACAGGTAGAATCACAAATCATGGACGAAGGCTTAAAGGCTATTTTTGATGCTGCCGGCTTTGAGTTACGCCAACCTGGTTGCAGTGCATGTTTAGCAATGAATGATGATAAAATTCCGCAAGGCGAATATTGCGTTTCTACTAGCAATAGAAATTTTGAAGGAAGACAAGGCCAAGGTGCGCGTACCATTTTAGCCAGTCCGCTCATGGCAGCAGCAACTGCTATAGAAGGTAAAATTGTAGATATTAGCGCGCAACTTAATTAA
- the leuD gene encoding 3-isopropylmalate dehydratase small subunit yields MRKFITLTSTAIPLNIENVDTDQIIPARFLKATDRQGFGENAFRDWRFQKDGTINKDFALNNPKYSGSILVAGDNFGCGSSREHAAWALTDYGFSVIVSSFFADIFKGNALNNGLLPIQVSEGFLEILMKTIIADPTTQLHVNLEAQTISIEGKNATEHFDIDPYKKTCMINGYDDIDYLLSQKNTIEAFEASVN; encoded by the coding sequence ATGAGAAAATTTATAACCTTAACATCGACAGCTATCCCTCTTAACATTGAGAACGTTGATACCGACCAGATCATTCCTGCTCGCTTTTTAAAGGCAACAGATAGACAGGGTTTTGGTGAAAATGCTTTCCGGGATTGGCGATTTCAAAAAGATGGAACCATCAACAAAGATTTTGCACTCAATAATCCTAAATACTCTGGCAGCATATTGGTTGCTGGTGATAATTTTGGATGTGGCTCCAGTCGTGAACACGCCGCTTGGGCCTTAACAGATTATGGTTTTAGCGTTATTGTTTCCAGTTTTTTTGCAGATATTTTTAAAGGAAATGCGCTAAACAATGGCTTGCTTCCAATTCAAGTTTCCGAAGGTTTTTTAGAAATCCTCATGAAAACCATCATAGCAGATCCAACTACCCAATTGCATGTCAATTTGGAAGCGCAGACGATTTCCATAGAAGGCAAAAACGCAACCGAACATTTTGATATTGATCCTTACAAAAAAACATGCATGATCAATGGATATGATGATATTGATTATTTATTAAGTCAGAAAAATACGATCGAGGCTTTTGAAGCTTCGGTCAACTAA
- the leuB gene encoding 3-isopropylmalate dehydrogenase, which produces MKLKIAVLPGDGIGPEVTSQAVKVLKAIAQEFDHSFQFKYASVGAVAIDEFNDPLPKKTLDLCKSTDAILFGAIGDPRFDNNPSAKIRPEQGLLKLRKELGLFANIRPVKAYDNLLDKSPLKRQIIKGTDISIYRELTGGIYFGEKSLSEDGNTASDLCEYSRMEIERIAHLAFKAAQTRKNKVTLVDKANVLESSRLWRRVVTEIASDYPDVSLDFLFVDNAAMQMILNPKQFDVILTENMFGDIISDEASVIGGSIGLLASASVGNKYAMFEPIHGSYPQAKNLGIANPIASILSAAMLLDHFELFEEADLIREGVEKSLKLNITTPDLNTKYNHISTAKVGDFIEDFINNPHDTNMNFSNIHLGQSTII; this is translated from the coding sequence ATGAAATTAAAAATTGCTGTATTACCGGGAGATGGCATTGGGCCAGAAGTCACGTCACAAGCCGTGAAGGTTTTGAAGGCCATTGCTCAAGAGTTTGATCATTCATTTCAATTTAAATATGCTTCGGTAGGTGCCGTTGCTATTGATGAATTTAACGATCCGTTACCTAAAAAAACATTAGATCTTTGCAAGAGCACAGATGCTATTTTATTTGGCGCTATTGGAGATCCTAGATTTGACAACAACCCGTCTGCCAAGATAAGACCTGAACAGGGGCTGTTAAAACTGCGAAAAGAGCTAGGGCTATTTGCCAACATTCGTCCTGTTAAAGCTTACGACAACCTTTTGGATAAGTCACCTTTAAAACGACAGATCATTAAGGGTACAGATATTAGCATTTATCGCGAATTAACTGGTGGTATTTATTTTGGAGAAAAGTCATTAAGTGAAGATGGCAATACAGCTTCTGATCTCTGCGAGTATTCCCGAATGGAAATTGAGCGCATTGCCCATTTGGCATTTAAAGCAGCTCAAACTCGTAAAAACAAGGTGACTTTAGTAGATAAAGCCAACGTTTTGGAAAGCTCCCGCTTATGGCGAAGAGTCGTTACAGAAATTGCCTCAGACTATCCAGATGTGTCCTTGGATTTTCTTTTTGTGGACAATGCCGCAATGCAAATGATCTTAAATCCAAAACAGTTTGATGTGATCCTTACAGAGAACATGTTTGGTGACATTATTAGTGATGAAGCCAGCGTTATTGGTGGATCTATTGGGTTATTGGCATCTGCTTCAGTTGGCAATAAATATGCTATGTTTGAGCCCATCCATGGCTCATATCCTCAGGCTAAAAACCTTGGTATTGCCAACCCCATTGCTTCTATTTTATCGGCAGCTATGCTATTGGATCATTTTGAACTTTTTGAAGAAGCAGACCTCATTCGTGAGGGTGTTGAAAAATCGTTAAAACTCAATATCACCACGCCAGATCTTAATACCAAGTACAATCATATTAGCACCGCTAAAGTTGGTGATTTTATAGAGGATTTTATTAATAATCCTCATGACACCAATATGAATTTTAGCAACATTCACTTGGGTCAATCTACCATTATTTAA
- a CDS encoding thioredoxin family protein, whose product MKKVILALMILVINVGAISAQEWQTDFNKAKTLASKDNKPIILVFQGSDWCAPCMKLDRSIWSTDTFKTYAKEHYVMLQADFPRKNSNSLSKEQMAANAKLAETYNTNGIFPFVVVLDHNGNVLGETGYKKTTPDAYIKDLNAFIK is encoded by the coding sequence ATGAAAAAAGTAATTTTAGCATTAATGATTCTAGTCATTAATGTAGGCGCTATAAGCGCTCAAGAATGGCAAACTGATTTTAATAAAGCGAAAACATTGGCCTCAAAAGACAACAAACCGATCATCTTGGTTTTTCAAGGTTCAGATTGGTGTGCCCCGTGTATGAAGCTAGACAGGTCTATTTGGAGTACAGACACGTTTAAAACTTACGCCAAAGAGCACTATGTCATGCTTCAAGCTGATTTCCCTAGAAAAAATTCAAATTCCCTATCGAAAGAACAAATGGCAGCTAATGCAAAATTGGCTGAAACTTACAATACCAATGGGATATTTCCATTTGTTGTTGTTTTGGATCATAATGGAAACGTTTTAGGAGAAACAGGATACAAGAAAACCACACCCGACGCTTATATCAAAGATTTGAATGCTTTCATCAAATAA
- a CDS encoding FAD:protein FMN transferase, translated as MLSSNNFKHYTLLILGFCLSISCFSQHPYKRTLKLMGSRFDITVVADNEEKGQAYIDTAVAEITRIEKLISSWDPNSQTSEINRNAGIKPVKVDAELFELIERAIGISRLTDGAFDISYASMDKIWKFDGSMTTMPEAKDIKASVDKVGYKNILLNKELSTVFLKLEGMKIGFGAIGKGYAADKTKAFLISKGVPSGIINASGDMNTWGKQPNGEEWKVAITNPMDKSKSYGLLPITDGAVVTSGNYEKFVEFNGKRYTHIIDPRSGMPSSGIISVTVFAPKAELADALATSVFVMGKDVGLSRINQFPKIECIIIDEKGQVFTSDNIKIQKL; from the coding sequence ATGCTTTCATCAAATAATTTTAAACACTACACTTTACTTATTTTAGGCTTTTGCCTATCCATAAGTTGCTTTAGTCAGCATCCTTATAAACGTACCCTCAAGTTAATGGGGAGTCGTTTTGATATTACGGTTGTGGCAGATAATGAAGAAAAAGGACAAGCTTATATAGATACTGCAGTTGCCGAAATTACGCGCATTGAAAAGCTAATTTCATCTTGGGATCCTAATTCTCAAACTTCTGAAATCAATAGAAATGCTGGCATCAAACCTGTAAAAGTAGATGCAGAATTATTCGAACTGATTGAACGAGCTATCGGAATTTCAAGATTAACCGATGGCGCCTTTGATATTAGCTATGCCTCCATGGATAAAATCTGGAAATTTGACGGATCAATGACCACCATGCCAGAGGCTAAAGATATTAAGGCCTCGGTTGACAAAGTGGGTTATAAAAATATCCTTTTAAACAAAGAACTTAGTACGGTATTTCTTAAATTAGAAGGAATGAAAATTGGTTTTGGAGCTATTGGAAAAGGGTATGCTGCAGATAAAACCAAAGCGTTCCTGATATCTAAAGGTGTACCTTCGGGAATTATCAATGCTTCTGGAGATATGAATACCTGGGGAAAACAACCTAACGGTGAAGAATGGAAAGTGGCAATCACAAATCCGATGGATAAGTCCAAATCATACGGGCTTTTACCAATCACTGACGGTGCGGTTGTAACCTCTGGTAATTATGAGAAGTTTGTAGAATTTAATGGCAAACGCTATACCCATATTATTGATCCGCGCTCAGGAATGCCCTCTAGTGGCATTATTAGTGTTACCGTTTTTGCACCAAAAGCAGAACTTGCAGATGCACTAGCAACTTCGGTTTTTGTTATGGGCAAAGACGTAGGGTTGAGTAGAATTAATCAGTTTCCTAAAATAGAGTGTATCATTATTGACGAAAAAGGTCAAGTGTTTACATCAGATAATATTAAAATTCAGAAATTATGA